One Streptomyces sp. NBC_01217 genomic region harbors:
- a CDS encoding cation:proton antiporter: MTVTAAGPVAPLGAHELLVFLLQVGVLLSLAFLLGRAAMRFGMPAIVGELCAGLLIGPSVLAHAAPELSAWLLPQDGARMHLLDAVGQIGVLLLVGITGLYMDLGLVRRRGVTAARISIAGLVVPLGLGVALGFQLPGSLVPGGTDRGTFALFVGVAMGVSAIPVIAKTLMELRLLHRNIGQLTLSAAMVDDIAGWLLLSVVSAMATTGVAAGDIGLSLGWVAVVIAAAFLLRPVVRAGLRATARSRDNGATLALVAILILLSSAATQAMQLEAVFGAFVCGIMINSCGVLNAERIAPLRTVVLSVLAPLFFATAGLRMDLTALADPTVALSGLVVLAVAVVGKFAGAYAGARLSRLGHWESLALGAGMNARGVIEVICAMVGLRLGVLSMEMYTVIVLVAVATSLMAPPLLRWTMARVEHTAEEVLRKEMYEGGPAHRPQSDGAPGRPAEQVAASSRGTAPAAPADQPGHPGESDPGGPPD, from the coding sequence ATGACGGTGACAGCGGCCGGCCCGGTCGCCCCTCTCGGCGCGCACGAGCTGCTCGTATTCCTGCTGCAGGTCGGGGTGTTGCTCTCGTTGGCCTTTCTGCTCGGGCGGGCGGCGATGCGCTTCGGCATGCCGGCCATCGTCGGCGAGCTGTGCGCGGGTCTGCTGATCGGCCCCTCGGTCCTGGCCCACGCGGCGCCGGAGCTGAGCGCCTGGCTCCTGCCGCAGGACGGCGCCCGGATGCATCTGCTCGACGCGGTCGGCCAGATCGGTGTGCTGTTGCTGGTGGGGATCACCGGCCTGTACATGGACCTGGGTCTCGTACGCCGTCGTGGCGTCACGGCGGCCCGGATCAGCATCGCGGGTCTTGTCGTGCCGCTCGGCCTGGGCGTGGCACTCGGCTTCCAGCTGCCCGGGTCGCTGGTCCCCGGTGGCACCGACCGCGGCACGTTCGCGCTGTTCGTGGGCGTCGCCATGGGGGTCAGCGCGATTCCGGTCATCGCCAAGACACTGATGGAACTGCGGCTGCTGCACCGCAACATCGGGCAGTTGACGCTCAGCGCCGCCATGGTCGACGACATCGCGGGCTGGCTGCTGCTCTCCGTCGTCTCCGCCATGGCCACGACGGGGGTGGCGGCGGGCGACATCGGTCTGTCGCTGGGCTGGGTGGCCGTGGTGATCGCGGCCGCATTCCTGCTGCGGCCCGTCGTGCGCGCCGGACTGCGGGCCACGGCGCGCTCGCGCGACAACGGCGCGACTCTCGCCCTGGTGGCGATCCTGATCCTGCTGAGCTCGGCCGCCACCCAGGCCATGCAACTGGAGGCGGTGTTCGGCGCGTTCGTGTGCGGCATCATGATCAACAGCTGCGGGGTGCTGAACGCCGAACGGATCGCGCCGCTGCGTACGGTCGTGCTGTCCGTCCTGGCTCCGCTGTTCTTCGCCACCGCAGGGCTCCGGATGGACCTCACGGCGCTGGCCGATCCGACGGTCGCCCTGAGCGGTCTCGTCGTCCTGGCGGTGGCCGTCGTCGGCAAGTTCGCCGGGGCGTACGCGGGTGCCAGGCTCAGCCGGCTCGGCCACTGGGAATCGCTGGCGCTGGGTGCGGGGATGAATGCCCGGGGGGTCATCGAGGTCATCTGCGCGATGGTCGGACTGCGGCTCGGCGTACTGAGCATGGAGATGTACACGGTCATCGTGCTGGTCGCCGTGGCGACATCGCTGATGGCACCGCCCCTGCTGCGGTGGACGATGGCCCGGGTCGAGCACACGGCGGAGGAAGTGCTCCGCAAGGAGATGTACGAGGGCGGCCCGGCGCACCGTCCGCAGTCGGACGGTGCGCCGGGCCGCCCGGCCGAGCAGGTCGCCGCTTCCTCCCGGGGCACGGCTCCCGCCGCCCCGGCCGATCAGCCGGGACACCCCGGCGAGTCCGATCCCGGTGGCCCGCCCGACTGA
- a CDS encoding DHA2 family efflux MFS transporter permease subunit, whose product MNSGGSARVATRHGPWPALVVIALGYFMNVLDSTVVNVAIPQIVTGVDATTEQILWVVNGYLLPYAMLLLVAGRLGDIRGHRNVFAVGLLVFTAASLVCGLAQTPEQLVAARVLQGVGAAAAAPQALAITSAVFPPAKLGTAFGVLAAVIGSAAAAGPLLGGLISDTLGWRWIFFINIPLGLIGLVCTFVYVPATRNRTRQRLGVVPVLLASAGLFVVLYALIEGERFEWGEVWGVVQIPHLLILGLLILVGFTVWERRRTNGLLPRALFTSRNYALMVWASAATYFGIFGSQLVMTIYLQTALGAGPLEAGLVLSPMWLASSLTAPIGGRLAGRVRRSRLLAVGFAVFCLGVALTAPFADADASWWEFVAPLVLAGAGAGLTFAPLTTVAMGEVEPQAAGGASGLIEMSRMIGSAVCTAVVGAILATVWASSLRDKAAEAGSELSSEEGASLVDGARQAVDSGLNSGSDGAVPSSLPSGLVRLFQDLSAQSLASAVRPALLITAGVIALAAITSLFLKESGQPAAEVPQEAPVADRTA is encoded by the coding sequence ATGAATTCAGGTGGGAGCGCACGGGTGGCAACTCGTCATGGGCCGTGGCCTGCGCTGGTGGTAATCGCCCTCGGATACTTCATGAACGTGCTCGACAGCACGGTTGTCAATGTGGCGATTCCCCAGATTGTGACGGGAGTCGACGCGACGACCGAACAGATCCTGTGGGTGGTCAACGGATATTTGCTCCCGTACGCGATGCTACTGCTGGTCGCGGGCCGCCTGGGAGATATCCGGGGACACCGGAATGTGTTCGCCGTCGGCCTGCTCGTTTTCACCGCCGCCTCCTTAGTCTGTGGCCTCGCGCAGACTCCGGAGCAGCTGGTCGCCGCCCGTGTGCTCCAGGGAGTCGGTGCCGCGGCCGCGGCGCCGCAGGCCCTCGCCATCACCTCGGCCGTCTTCCCGCCCGCCAAGCTGGGGACGGCCTTCGGCGTTCTCGCGGCGGTGATCGGCTCCGCGGCCGCAGCAGGACCGCTCCTCGGCGGCCTCATCTCCGACACACTCGGCTGGCGCTGGATCTTCTTCATCAACATCCCGCTCGGTCTGATCGGGCTCGTCTGCACCTTCGTGTACGTCCCCGCCACCCGTAACCGGACCCGCCAACGGCTGGGCGTCGTACCCGTACTCCTCGCGTCCGCGGGGCTGTTCGTCGTGCTGTACGCCCTCATCGAGGGCGAACGGTTCGAGTGGGGCGAGGTCTGGGGTGTGGTCCAGATCCCCCACCTCCTGATCCTGGGTCTGCTGATCCTGGTCGGCTTCACGGTCTGGGAGCGCCGCAGGACCAACGGCCTGCTGCCGCGCGCGCTGTTCACCAGCCGCAACTACGCGCTGATGGTGTGGGCCTCGGCCGCGACGTACTTCGGCATCTTCGGCTCACAGCTCGTCATGACCATCTACCTCCAGACGGCGCTCGGCGCAGGCCCGCTGGAGGCCGGTCTGGTGCTCTCTCCCATGTGGCTCGCCTCCTCACTCACCGCGCCGATCGGGGGCCGCCTCGCCGGCCGGGTACGGCGCAGCCGTCTGCTGGCCGTCGGTTTCGCCGTCTTCTGTCTGGGAGTCGCGTTGACGGCCCCGTTCGCCGACGCGGATGCGTCCTGGTGGGAGTTCGTGGCCCCACTGGTCCTGGCCGGCGCCGGCGCCGGTCTCACCTTCGCGCCGCTGACCACCGTGGCGATGGGCGAGGTCGAGCCGCAGGCCGCCGGTGGCGCATCCGGGCTCATCGAGATGTCCCGCATGATCGGCAGCGCGGTCTGTACGGCCGTCGTCGGCGCGATCCTGGCGACCGTCTGGGCGTCCTCGCTGCGGGACAAGGCGGCCGAGGCGGGGAGCGAACTGTCCTCGGAGGAAGGGGCGTCGCTGGTCGACGGTGCCAGGCAGGCCGTCGACAGCGGACTCAACTCGGGCAGCGACGGGGCGGTGCCGTCGTCGCTGCCCTCCGGGCTGGTGCGGCTGTTCCAGGATCTGTCGGCCCAGAGCCTGGCGTCGGCGGTGCGTCCCGCACTGCTCATCACCGCCGGTGTGATCGCCCTGGCGGCCATCACGTCCCTGTTCCTCAAGGAGTCCGGGCAGCCGGCGGCCGAAGTCCCGCAGGAGGCACCGGTGGCGGACCGGACGGCCTGA
- a CDS encoding MbtH family protein → MRSATYSVVKNDEEQFSIWRSDQEIPAGWHTTGVSGSKDECLSHIHEVWTDMRPLSLRQAMGE, encoded by the coding sequence ATGCGAAGTGCCACATACAGCGTGGTGAAAAACGACGAGGAACAGTTCTCGATCTGGCGTTCCGATCAGGAAATTCCCGCCGGCTGGCATACGACCGGCGTATCCGGATCGAAGGACGAGTGCCTCTCCCACATTCATGAGGTGTGGACGGACATGCGGCCGCTGAGTCTGCGGCAGGCCATGGGAGAGTGA
- a CDS encoding DUF2461 domain-containing protein, whose translation MTGFTGWGVEFERFFNGLERDNSKAYFERHRELYRRAVREPADALVAALEPRYGPGRVFRLNRDLRFSADKRPYRTQAGIEFSGHGAHHYVSVSATGLTASVGVFRGDRQWLERFRRAVDGPPGGVLLKVVEDLEARKFTIGGEQLRTAPRGVPAGHPHIRLLRHRSLTADRTWPASAWLGSPGVLDLITGAWEQAAALSDWLRTHNPAGA comes from the coding sequence ATGACCGGGTTCACGGGCTGGGGCGTTGAATTCGAGCGATTCTTCAACGGTCTCGAACGTGATAACAGCAAGGCCTACTTCGAACGGCACAGGGAGCTCTACCGGCGGGCGGTCCGGGAACCGGCCGACGCATTGGTCGCCGCCCTGGAACCGCGTTACGGACCGGGGCGCGTATTCCGGCTGAACCGGGATCTCAGATTCTCCGCCGACAAGCGGCCCTACCGCACCCAGGCGGGCATCGAGTTCTCCGGTCACGGCGCTCACCACTACGTATCCGTGTCCGCGACCGGGCTCACGGCCTCCGTCGGGGTCTTCCGCGGGGACAGACAGTGGCTGGAACGGTTCCGGCGGGCGGTGGACGGCCCGCCCGGCGGCGTACTGCTGAAGGTCGTGGAGGACCTGGAGGCCCGGAAGTTCACGATCGGCGGCGAGCAGCTCCGTACGGCGCCCAGGGGTGTACCGGCCGGCCATCCCCACATCCGGCTCCTGCGGCACCGGAGTCTCACCGCCGACCGGACCTGGCCGGCCTCCGCCTGGCTCGGCAGTCCAGGCGTACTGGATCTGATCACCGGCGCCTGGGAGCAGGCGGCTGCCCTGAGCGACTGGTTACGCACCCACAATCCGGCTGGAGCCTGA
- a CDS encoding class I SAM-dependent methyltransferase has product MTSVPAPRATSLKDFQKAGWSAGDYTSVAGSTVIASEQLMETLDIRPGSRVLDAACGSGNATIAAARRFADVTGLDFSPAMLEAARRRLEVERVDADLVEGDVEHLPFDEGEFDVVTSAFGAMFAPDQKRTAAELLRVCRPGGRIGLACWTQNGALGELFRVMSDYIPPTPGVPKPTDWGDPEALHELFGEGVTEIRSATRDFVFRYRSPEHWMDHFRSNFGPTRMTFSVLPKSRAAALERDLIAMWHGRNRASDGCLVAPVEYLEAVLVKAE; this is encoded by the coding sequence ATGACCTCAGTTCCCGCGCCTCGCGCGACCTCGCTCAAGGACTTCCAGAAGGCCGGGTGGTCGGCCGGCGACTACACGTCGGTCGCAGGATCGACGGTCATCGCGAGCGAACAGCTCATGGAGACGCTCGACATCCGGCCCGGCTCGCGCGTGCTGGACGCCGCCTGCGGCAGCGGCAACGCGACCATCGCCGCCGCCCGCCGCTTCGCGGACGTGACCGGGCTCGACTTCTCACCGGCGATGCTGGAGGCCGCGCGCCGGCGCCTGGAGGTGGAGCGCGTCGACGCCGATCTCGTGGAGGGCGATGTGGAGCACCTCCCTTTCGACGAGGGCGAATTCGATGTCGTTACATCCGCCTTCGGGGCGATGTTCGCGCCCGACCAGAAGCGGACGGCGGCCGAGCTGCTGCGGGTCTGCCGGCCCGGCGGCCGGATCGGACTCGCCTGCTGGACACAGAACGGCGCCCTCGGCGAGCTCTTCCGGGTCATGTCCGACTACATCCCGCCCACGCCGGGCGTACCGAAGCCCACCGACTGGGGTGACCCGGAGGCCCTGCACGAGCTGTTCGGCGAGGGTGTCACCGAAATACGGTCCGCCACCCGCGACTTCGTTTTCCGCTACCGCTCGCCGGAACACTGGATGGATCATTTCCGGTCCAATTTCGGGCCGACCCGGATGACGTTCTCCGTACTCCCCAAGAGCCGGGCGGCCGCCCTGGAGCGGGACCTCATCGCCATGTGGCACGGCAGGAACCGGGCGTCCGACGGCTGCCTCGTCGCCCCGGTCGAGTACCTCGAGGCCGTACTGGTCAAGGCCGAATGA
- a CDS encoding FAD/NAD(P)-binding protein, which yields MAEISVAVIGAGPRGLSVVERLCANAPVVAGDARCVIHVIDPYPAGAGRVWRTDQSGELLMNTVASQITIFPDASVGCEGPILEGPSLYEWAGFLVLMEWLDDIPADVLREAERLGPNTYPSRAFYGHYLRWAFRFVCHTAPPGVSLDVRRATAVAITDRDDGRQDIVLDDGEPITGVDAVIMAQGHCDMDPGAEVRGLAGHARKHRRVYIPPANPADVDLRAIGAGDLVALRGLGLNFFDYMALLTSGRGGSFHPWNGRLLYEPSGEEPRLLAGSRRGIPYHARGENEKGVSERHEPLFLTPDVLAALRKAADAGAPAHFRQQVWPLVTKEVESVYYAALLTERSRPGTAVDFLSRYAKTVLAGGGESDEDRLLREFGLGPEDRWDWESVNRPYSPGSFSGIAGFNAWLLDYLPRDVAHAARGNVSDPVKSALDVLRDLRNEIRLVVDHGGISGSSYRADLDAWYTPMNAFLSIGPPVGRIQEMIALIEAGVLLLVGPGMSVTADADSGRFGIGSELTGDRPILVDALVEARLPDADIRHTRDPLVRSMLTRGQCRPYVIADPAGPGYRTGGLAVSPAPYHVLDVRGRPHPARFAYGVPTEHVHWVTAAGVRPGVNSVILGDSDAMARAALSVRGPQGSAAAGSPRSFAAQERNRSS from the coding sequence ATGGCTGAGATATCGGTCGCCGTGATCGGCGCGGGTCCCCGCGGACTTTCCGTCGTGGAGCGGCTCTGCGCCAACGCGCCCGTCGTCGCCGGGGACGCGCGCTGTGTCATCCATGTGATCGACCCGTATCCGGCCGGGGCCGGCCGGGTCTGGCGTACGGATCAGTCCGGCGAGCTGCTGATGAATACCGTGGCATCCCAGATCACGATCTTTCCCGACGCGAGTGTCGGTTGCGAAGGGCCGATTCTGGAGGGCCCGAGTCTGTACGAATGGGCGGGCTTTCTCGTCCTGATGGAGTGGCTCGACGACATTCCCGCCGATGTGCTGCGGGAGGCGGAGCGCCTGGGCCCCAACACCTATCCGTCCCGCGCCTTCTACGGCCACTATCTGCGCTGGGCGTTCCGGTTCGTGTGCCACACCGCCCCGCCCGGGGTGTCCCTCGATGTCCGCCGGGCGACCGCGGTGGCGATCACGGACCGCGACGACGGCCGCCAGGACATCGTGCTGGACGACGGCGAGCCGATCACCGGCGTCGACGCGGTCATCATGGCGCAGGGCCACTGCGACATGGATCCGGGTGCCGAGGTACGGGGTCTGGCCGGGCACGCCCGTAAACACCGGCGCGTCTACATCCCGCCCGCGAACCCGGCCGATGTCGATCTGCGCGCCATCGGCGCGGGGGACCTCGTCGCGCTGCGCGGCCTGGGCCTCAACTTCTTCGACTACATGGCCCTGTTGACGTCCGGGCGCGGTGGTTCCTTCCATCCCTGGAACGGCAGACTCCTCTACGAGCCGTCGGGCGAGGAGCCGCGCCTGCTGGCGGGTTCGCGCCGCGGTATCCCGTACCACGCCAGGGGCGAGAACGAGAAGGGTGTGTCCGAGCGCCACGAGCCGCTGTTCCTGACCCCGGATGTGCTCGCCGCCCTGCGCAAGGCGGCGGACGCGGGCGCACCGGCCCACTTCCGGCAGCAGGTGTGGCCGCTGGTGACCAAGGAGGTGGAGAGCGTCTACTACGCGGCGCTGCTGACCGAACGCAGCCGCCCCGGCACGGCCGTCGACTTCCTCTCCCGGTACGCCAAGACCGTCCTGGCCGGCGGCGGCGAGAGCGACGAGGACAGGCTGCTGCGCGAGTTCGGACTCGGCCCCGAGGACCGGTGGGACTGGGAGTCGGTCAACAGGCCCTACTCCCCCGGCTCCTTCTCGGGGATCGCCGGGTTCAACGCGTGGCTGCTCGACTATCTGCCGCGGGACGTGGCGCACGCGGCGCGCGGCAATGTCTCCGACCCGGTCAAGAGCGCCCTCGACGTGCTGCGCGATCTGCGCAACGAGATCCGGCTCGTGGTCGATCACGGCGGGATCAGCGGGAGTTCGTACCGGGCCGATCTCGATGCCTGGTACACCCCCATGAACGCCTTCCTCTCCATCGGACCGCCGGTCGGCCGGATCCAGGAGATGATCGCCCTGATCGAGGCGGGAGTCCTGCTGCTCGTCGGCCCGGGCATGTCGGTGACCGCCGACGCCGACAGCGGCCGCTTCGGCATCGGATCCGAGCTGACCGGCGACCGCCCGATCCTGGTGGACGCGCTGGTCGAGGCCCGCCTTCCCGACGCGGACATCCGGCACACCCGGGATCCGCTCGTGCGGTCCATGCTCACCCGCGGCCAGTGCCGCCCCTATGTCATCGCCGACCCGGCAGGGCCCGGCTACCGGACGGGCGGCCTGGCGGTGAGCCCGGCTCCGTACCACGTACTGGATGTCCGAGGCCGCCCCCACCCCGCGCGCTTCGCGTACGGCGTGCCGACCGAGCACGTGCACTGGGTCACGGCCGCCGGGGTCCGCCCGGGGGTGAACTCCGTGATTCTCGGCGACTCCGACGCCATGGCCAGGGCCGCGCTCTCGGTGCGCGGTCCGCAGGGGTCCGCGGCCGCCGGATCCCCGCGCTCCTTTGCTGCTCAGGAGAGGAACCGATCGTCATGA
- a CDS encoding lyase family protein — MTEHPPGTDTGLLSTVRAGTPVEAAVSDEAWLQAMLDAEAALARAQARLGFVPARSAEAITEVTRDARLDPVSLARRARNAANPVVALVADLTERVAAYAPEAADHVHRGSTSQDIMDTAAMLVSGRAIALIRADLRRVVTALAGLAAEHRDTVMPARTLAQHAVPTTFGLKAAGWLYAVDDAERGLSATASALPAQLGGAAGTLSAYHEFALADGVRGAVDEPAALALVGVFAEELGLAEPLLPWHTSRAPFVALSHELAVVAGVLGKFGLDVRNMTRTEVGEGLEPGGEGRGASSAMPQKRNPVLASLLVSAAVQVPGYASVLAQCMLAEDERPGGAWQAEWQPLREVLRLTGGAARTAAELAEGLVPLPHRMWANAVATEGQIVAERLAVRLTASLGRVRAKQCVTRIALRASAEGVPFAEAVAGDPELGKLLAGHPLEELLDPRQYLGVAGVLVDRTLRHVARTPAAEGGPDE; from the coding sequence ATGACCGAGCACCCACCAGGAACCGACACCGGCCTGCTGTCCACGGTCCGGGCCGGCACCCCGGTCGAGGCCGCGGTCTCGGACGAGGCCTGGCTGCAGGCGATGCTCGACGCCGAGGCCGCGCTGGCGAGGGCCCAGGCCCGGCTGGGTTTCGTCCCCGCGCGTTCGGCCGAGGCGATCACCGAGGTCACCCGTGATGCACGGCTGGATCCGGTGTCGCTGGCCCGCCGGGCGCGGAACGCCGCGAACCCCGTGGTGGCGCTGGTGGCGGATCTGACCGAGCGAGTGGCGGCGTACGCCCCCGAAGCGGCCGACCACGTCCACCGCGGCAGCACCAGCCAGGACATCATGGACACCGCCGCGATGCTGGTCAGTGGCCGGGCGATCGCCCTGATCCGGGCGGATCTGCGCCGGGTGGTCACGGCGCTCGCCGGCCTCGCGGCCGAGCACCGCGACACCGTGATGCCGGCCCGTACGCTCGCCCAGCACGCCGTGCCGACCACCTTCGGGCTGAAGGCCGCGGGCTGGCTGTACGCCGTCGACGACGCCGAGCGCGGGCTGTCCGCGACGGCTTCGGCACTTCCGGCCCAGCTGGGAGGTGCGGCGGGGACGTTGTCGGCGTACCACGAGTTCGCCCTCGCCGACGGGGTGCGGGGAGCGGTGGACGAGCCCGCGGCGCTGGCTCTCGTCGGTGTCTTCGCCGAGGAACTGGGTCTGGCCGAGCCGCTGCTGCCCTGGCACACCTCGCGCGCCCCGTTCGTGGCTCTGAGCCATGAACTCGCCGTTGTGGCAGGCGTGTTGGGGAAGTTCGGGCTCGATGTCCGGAACATGACGCGCACCGAGGTCGGGGAGGGGCTCGAACCGGGGGGCGAGGGCCGGGGCGCCTCGTCGGCCATGCCGCAGAAGCGCAATCCGGTTCTCGCCTCACTGCTGGTGTCGGCCGCGGTCCAGGTTCCGGGGTATGCCTCGGTACTGGCCCAGTGCATGCTCGCGGAGGACGAGCGGCCGGGTGGCGCCTGGCAGGCGGAGTGGCAGCCGCTGCGCGAGGTGCTGCGGCTGACCGGGGGTGCCGCGCGGACCGCGGCGGAACTGGCCGAGGGGCTGGTGCCGTTGCCGCACCGGATGTGGGCCAATGCGGTGGCGACCGAGGGGCAGATCGTGGCCGAGCGGCTGGCGGTCCGGCTCACGGCGTCGCTGGGCCGGGTCCGTGCCAAACAGTGCGTCACGCGCATCGCTCTGAGGGCGTCCGCGGAGGGTGTCCCCTTCGCCGAAGCGGTGGCGGGCGACCCGGAGCTGGGGAAGCTGCTCGCCGGGCATCCGCTGGAGGAGCTGCTCGATCCGCGGCAGTACCTGGGGGTGGCGGGCGTGCTCGTCGACCGCACGCTCCGGCACGTGGCGCGGACACCGGCCGCCGAGGGCGGTCCCGATGAGTGA
- a CDS encoding lantibiotic dehydratase C-terminal domain-containing protein translates to MSEPRWIQAGFTSREGADTLLTAVVGPLVAELGHDWYFRRGEGDEAQVLLHVRVLGRRDEDDVRRLVRSRAETPVRFAPDDGELRRYGDGAALAAIERHLVESSGIALDLLAPGRSAGERHTAAFCLILSAWLAGTHGVRELDRAIDKGGAPGFGADGSEERYLRRRSTLDRIASRVRPLASAADGAVGSTGPVARWAASVTALRAALADEAAAGRFTPSARGWRGPYGIAGVRNVLTEVDRCAHLICNRIGVPAEHEARVRHQAARTVQEMARSAVH, encoded by the coding sequence ATGAGTGAACCGCGTTGGATCCAGGCCGGATTCACCTCCCGGGAGGGCGCCGACACACTGCTCACGGCGGTGGTGGGCCCGCTCGTCGCCGAGCTGGGCCACGACTGGTACTTCCGCCGCGGCGAGGGGGACGAAGCGCAAGTCCTGCTGCATGTACGGGTCCTGGGCCGCCGGGACGAGGACGACGTACGCCGCCTGGTGCGCAGCCGGGCGGAGACACCCGTTCGATTCGCACCGGACGACGGGGAGTTGCGGCGGTACGGAGACGGGGCGGCGCTGGCCGCGATCGAGCGGCACCTCGTCGAGTCGAGCGGGATCGCGCTCGACCTGCTCGCCCCGGGCAGGTCGGCGGGTGAGCGGCACACGGCCGCGTTCTGTCTGATCCTCTCGGCCTGGCTGGCCGGTACGCACGGCGTGCGGGAACTGGACAGAGCCATCGACAAGGGCGGGGCGCCCGGCTTCGGGGCGGACGGGTCCGAAGAGCGGTATCTGCGCCGGCGCTCCACGCTCGACCGGATCGCCTCCCGTGTCCGCCCCCTCGCCTCGGCCGCGGACGGCGCAGTGGGGAGCACCGGCCCCGTGGCGCGGTGGGCGGCCTCGGTCACGGCGCTGCGGGCGGCGCTCGCCGACGAGGCGGCAGCGGGCCGCTTCACCCCGTCGGCCAGGGGATGGCGGGGGCCGTACGGGATCGCCGGCGTTCGCAATGTGCTGACGGAGGTGGACCGCTGTGCCCATCTGATCTGCAACCGCATCGGCGTACCGGCGGAGCACGAGGCCCGGGTACGCCACCAGGCGGCGCGAACGGTGCAGGAGATGGCCCGGTCAGCCGTTCACTGA
- a CDS encoding zinc-binding dehydrogenase, with translation MQTPLIVSQGQCAVWEEPIGPAGVRLRRRAVLDPQPGQVTVRVRAAGLNHLDLWVVTGAQRVEPPRVIAADGAGVVEASGCDEWAAGDEVLFYPVAACWSCEHCRNGQQVRCSRFAVLGEHSDGAACELVRLPSHSLHRKPAELSWEEAAALPLAYLTAWRMIVTRARLKAGETLLVIGGSGAVGTAAVLIGKHLGARVIATTRAKEKEPQLLALGASDVFSSSGFSRSVLDVTDGHGADVVFEHVGAATFDESLRSAAFGGRVVTCGATSGLVTPVSLPRVFVRQLEILGSTAGNAEEFGDLVRAAGQGLRPVVARTYPFAEVRDALDFLDKSDQVGKVVLRM, from the coding sequence ATGCAGACACCGTTGATCGTGAGTCAGGGGCAATGCGCGGTATGGGAGGAGCCGATCGGTCCCGCGGGCGTGCGGCTTCGCCGCCGCGCCGTCTTGGACCCGCAGCCCGGCCAGGTGACCGTGAGGGTCAGGGCCGCCGGTCTCAACCACCTCGACCTGTGGGTGGTCACCGGCGCCCAGCGCGTCGAGCCGCCGCGGGTGATCGCCGCGGACGGCGCGGGCGTGGTGGAGGCCAGCGGCTGTGACGAGTGGGCGGCGGGCGACGAGGTGCTGTTCTACCCGGTGGCGGCCTGCTGGAGTTGCGAGCACTGCCGCAACGGGCAGCAGGTGCGCTGCAGCAGGTTCGCCGTGCTGGGCGAGCACTCCGACGGAGCGGCCTGCGAGCTGGTGCGCCTGCCCTCGCACAGCCTCCACCGCAAGCCGGCGGAACTCAGCTGGGAGGAGGCCGCCGCCCTGCCACTGGCCTATCTGACGGCATGGCGGATGATCGTCACCCGCGCGCGGCTGAAGGCCGGGGAGACCCTCCTGGTCATCGGCGGCAGCGGCGCCGTGGGCACCGCGGCCGTACTGATCGGGAAACATCTGGGCGCGCGGGTCATCGCCACGACCCGGGCGAAGGAGAAGGAACCGCAGCTCCTGGCGCTCGGCGCCAGCGATGTGTTCAGCTCGTCGGGCTTCTCCCGCTCGGTGCTCGACGTGACCGACGGACACGGCGCCGACGTCGTCTTCGAGCATGTGGGTGCGGCCACCTTCGACGAGTCGCTGCGCTCGGCCGCCTTCGGCGGGCGCGTGGTGACCTGTGGTGCGACGAGCGGCCTGGTCACACCGGTCAGTCTGCCCCGGGTGTTCGTGCGCCAGCTGGAGATCCTCGGGTCGACTGCGGGCAACGCGGAGGAGTTCGGGGATCTGGTGCGGGCAGCGGGGCAGGGGCTGCGGCCCGTGGTGGCCCGGACCTACCCCTTCGCCGAGGTGCGGGACGCCCTGGACTTCCTCGACAAGTCCGACCAGGTGGGCAAAGTGGTGCTCAGGATGTGA